A stretch of Primulina tabacum isolate GXHZ01 chromosome 13, ASM2559414v2, whole genome shotgun sequence DNA encodes these proteins:
- the LOC142522366 gene encoding microtubule-associated protein 70-1-like, with protein sequence MAEVSGEGRVSVAPEMNSGENAPERTPLAMSGSFKEGVKTSSSRRRVAVRPSLDADDFINLLHGSDPVKMELNRLENEVRDKERELGEAQSQIKALRLSERLREKAVEELTEELAKVEGKLKLTESNLENKNLEIKRINDEKKASMAAQFAAEATLRRVHAAQKDDDMPPIEAILAPLEAELKLSRLEIAKLQDDNKALDRLTKSKEAALLESERTVQVALAKASMVDDLQNKNQELMKQIEICQEENKILDRMHRQKVAEVEKLTQTVGDLEEAVLAGGAAANAVRDYQRKVQEMNEERKILDRELARAKVTANRVATVVANEWKDANDKVMPVKQWLEERRFLQGEMQQLRDKLAITERAAKSEAQLKEKYQSRLKVLEETLRSPNIAMRSTTPAPDGRSLSNGPSRRQSLGGAENVPKLTSNGFLPKRSPSFQMRSYGSSSVLKHAKGTSKSFDGGSRSLDRGKILLNGLGPNFKQSQSCDGTKDGETQNTLWKGSQNENTSDIQTTEKEDSVPGLLYDLLQKEVVALRKAALEKDQSLKDKDDAIEMLAKKVETLTKAMEVEAKKMRREVASMEKEVAAMRVEKEHENRTKRLGNATKNSLNTSQFLPGRTLSRSGSGRNAQ encoded by the exons ATGGCGGAGGTTTCCGGTGAAGGACGTGTCTCTGTGGCGCCGGAGATGAATTCAGGAGAGAATGCGCCGGAAAGGACGCCTCTTGCGATGTCGGGCTCGTTTAAGGAGGGAGTCAAAACGTCGTCTTCACGGCGGAGAGTGGCCGTGCGGCCGAGCTTGGATGCGGACGATTTTATAAACTTGCTTCATGGTTCGGATCCGGTGAAGATGGAGCTCAATCGCCTCGAGAATGAAGTCAGAG ATAAGGAGAGGGAATTAGGCGAAGCCCAGTCTCAAATCAAGGCGTTGAGGTTATCCGAGCGGCTTCGTGAGAAGGCTGTGGAAGAG CTTACTGAAGAGTTAGCTAAAGTGGAGGGGAAGCTCAAATTAACAGAATCTAACCTAGAAAACAAG AATCTTGAAATTAAAAGAATTAATGATGAAAAGAAGGCTTCAATGGCAGCTCAATTTGCTGCAGAAGCGACTCTTCGTAGAGTTCACGCTGCTCAAAAGGATGATGATATGCCTCCCATTGAAGCTATCCTGGCTCCCTTGGAGGCGGAACTCAAGCTTTCCCGACTGGAG ATTGCAAAGCTGCAGGATGATAACAAAGCATTGGACAGGCTTACCAAGTCAAAAGAGGCCGCACTACTCGAGTCAGAGAGGACTGTGCAAGTAGCATTGGCAAAGGCTTCTATGGTGGACGATCTTCAAAACAAGAATCAAGAATTGATGAAGCAGATTGAAATTTGCCAG GAAGAGAACAAGATCTTGGACAGAATGCATCGCCAGAAGGTTGCAGAGGTTGAAAAGCTTACTCAAACTGTTGGTGACCTGGAAGAGGCTGTTCTTGCTGGTGGTGCTGCAGCCAATGCTGTTCGTGATTACCAGCGGAAAGTTCAGGAGATGAAT GAGGAAAGAAAAATTCTTGATAGAGAGCTGGCTCGAGCTAAAGTAACTGCCAATAGAGTGGCAACTGTGGTAGCAAACGAATGGAAAGACGCTAACGACAAGGTGATGCCTGTGAAACAATGGCTCGAAGAAAGAAGATTCTTACAG GGTGAGATGCAACAACTACGAGACAAGCTTGCCATTACTGAGCGAGCTGCTAAGTCTGAAGCCCAATTGAAA GAAAAATATCAATCGCGACTTAAAGTTCTCGAAGAGACTTTGAGATCACCAAACATTGCTATGCGTAGCACCACGCCTGCGCCTGATGGAAGAAGCTTAAGCAACGGTCCTTCAAGACGACAATCACTTGGTGGAGCAGAAAATGTTCCCAAATTGACTTCCAATGGCTTTCTACCCAAGAGGTCACCATCTTTTCAGATGAGATCTTATGGGAGTAGTTCAGTGTTGAAACATGCAAAAGGGACATCAAAGTCATTTGATGGTGGTTCCAGATCTTTGGACCGTGGGAAAATTCTCTTAAATGGATTAGGGCCAAATTTCAAACAAAGCCAGTCCTGTGATGGAACTAAGGATGGCGAGACACAAAATACTTTGTGGAAAGGAAGTCAAAACGAAAATACCAGTGATATACAAACAACTGAGAAAGAAGATTCTGTTCCTGGGTTATTATATGATCTATTACAGAAAGAAGTGGTTGCATTGAGGAAAGCTGCTCTTGAAAAAGATCAGAGTCTTAAAGACAAGGATGATGCAATTGAG ATGCTGGCAAAGAAGGTGGAAACATTAACCAAAGCCATGGAAGTCGAGGCTAAAAAGATGAGAAGGGAAGTGGCCTCGATGGAGAAGGAAGTGGCTGCCATGCGGGTGGAAAAAGAACATGAAAATAGGACTAAACGACTCGGAAATGCCACTAAGAATTCACTCAACACTTCTCAGTTCCTCCCTGGAAG GACCTTATCAAGAAGCGGGTCAGGACGCAACGCACAATGA